The region GCACCCTAATAATAAAACATCACCCAACCTCTTTCTATCTATATTCTCATTGTTGATTTTGATTACATGACCAGACGACTTTGTTGTGCTATTTTCTATAATCAGTCTCCGTTTATGCATATGTATGAGAAAACTAGCTGGGAGCTTATAGTATATATGTTGATTTTGGTTTAAATCAATTATAATATCAGAATCCATAATCAAGCAACAAACCCAAACCCATGCACATGAGATTTTAAAAGTACGTATAATTGGTTGTTGGATCAATACAATATATTCTCTCCTTGCATCACATCACGTGAAACTATTAGTCAAGCATCTCATATACATTCTATCAGGTAAAAAGTATTCATATTATCATGGTTGTTTGTCTACTATCAACCGATCTAACAACCAACATGGAAAAGATTCCGGTCTAACAATCAACATGGAAAAGATAAATCACAATGTTTTTGAAACAAAGAACATGGTGCCTAAAGTGAACCTAATACATTGTTTATAATTCTCATCTCTAATGACCGTTAAGATAGTAATAAAAAAACCATTCTAATGGTTATTCAAATAGTATAATGGTGAGAATTAATATTACTAAATCTTTATATGGcggtaattattattttaaatcttCTGCATATCAATTAAATTTACAAAAATTAGTTGACGACTTCAAATATTTTTGATAAAgataaaatataagaatatattaacGATCAATGTTAGTAAATAATGAAAGCCAATTTAACATCAAAATtaaaaattatcaaataaaatattatatatgtttcAATTTGTTATCAGTTTTTATCAATTCTGCAACATAATGGTTTTTTTCTCTCAATTTATCTACATAAATTGACTAAATGATAACAGATAAGATGTAAATACTGAATTGAATAcatgataaaaataaaataaaaaataatatggaCGTAAACTAAATCGTAGCCCTAACCTAACTCCTAAGGCCCAACTGGAGCCCTGCCCATTATTCACGTTAACGTTAACGTTTGCTTACTTGCTTTGCTTCTTCACACAAAGTCTCCACTCGCACAGCCCAAAGCAGCATTACTTTACGTCGTAGGCTTCAAAACCTTCTCCACACTCGCCGACTCGTCGCAGCTCCGCCGTCCATAAACCCTTCTTTGTCTCAAGGTTTGTGTCTCTACGACCTTTATTCACGATGTCTATGCTCGAACTAATTACCAAAGCGTCAGCTGCACACGAACAGCTACCTTCAGATTCACAATACCCGATAGTTCTTAATCCAGACCCTATTCTTCTCAACTTGAAACCTCAAACCCAACAATCGAATGACGCTTCGTTCGTTAAACGTGTTGAGGGATGGAAAATTTCTCAAACGGATACGGAGATTATAGAGTTAGGGCAAAACTTCTATAAGAAGTTGAAAATTAAGCTAAAAAACCTTAAGTCGTTCACTAAGGTTGAGTTCCTTAGCATGTTGACTTCGTATCTGAAGAAGAACAGCGAGAAACTCGGAATTTCAGTAGTGGTTGAACAGAAGGACGAGAGTTATACTAAGGCGCTTGTAGTTTCAGTAGCGATTGAACAGAAGGGCGAGGGTTATACTAAGGCGCTTATACAAAAAATAGGTTTTTTAATGGGTGAAGCTGTTGTAGGTTTAGTATTGGAGGCTTGTTTTGCATTCGAAATTTGGGAGATATTAGAAACTCTAATCGTTGGTGGTCTTATTGAGGGTTCGTGTTCTAGGAAGTTAGTTCATAATTTGATTGAGAAAAAGAGGTCTGATTTGGTTTGTTTGTGTGTCAAGCATGTCTCTGATCTTCAATTTTCTGACATCCTTTCCGTTTTGAAGTTCTTCCTTTCTCCACCTAAAGATGCTTATGTCACCATGGCTTTCATAAGGAAAGAATGGGAGACCGAAGCTTTGTCCGCCATTGAAATGGCAAAAGACAAAACCCTTGCTGAAAAGACATTCAACTTGGCAAAAGATGCTGCTATTTTACTCATGATGGCTCATGATGAGTTTACAACCAGTGAATTGTGCTTGCATTATCTTCTTTCATCCCCAAATCTTGATGATGTAATATTCTCAGCTTGTATTGGTAACTTAAATGGTTCAGAGATTATGGGTTTTGTGCGTTATTTGAAGAAATGGTTGACGAAATATCAAAAGTTCCCACAAGCATCTTCTTCTTCAATTCCTAAAGCTTCATCTGTACATTGGCTTAAGGTTTTTGATTCGGTTCCTTCACTTGAAAATGTTACCAAGTGCTTTGGGTTTGTTCTTGATGAACATTTCTCTTCATTGGTATTGCACCCGGAGTTTTGTGAGGAGGTGAAATCAATAGAGCTGGTTGTGAATTCTTTGGCCTCTGAAGCAAGGATTTGTTGCAAGTTGGCAAATTTGAGTAAATTGATGTTGAAGGTGCGTAATATTAATTTTCTTGCATTGAAACTATTCTTTTCATTCAAAAATCATATTCTCGTAAAGCAATGCACTTTTTAATCCATTTATGGTTAGGTTTGATGTTTCTTGTATTATGATAACCAATTTGCAGATATGAATCATTAGGTTTCTGAagcaagtatcatcacaacaaacAGGAGGGTAtaagcgtcagatggagctattttgtgTTTTGGCCATACAACTTTTTTGTTTGTATTAGTGAATTTTGATGAGAGTTTAGAGTCACAGAATGTAAAATGGAGAACACAATCGATTTTTTTGTCAAATTTCTAGATTTGTATCGAGGATTTTTCAAAATTGAAACCTTCATTGTTCTTTCCTAGCCTTTCTTTGTTGGACATTCTAAATAGTTAACAAATTCTGATATGAACCCAAAATTTGACCTATTAAAACCTGCTACAGGAGGTCATCCTGATATTTTCTGAACATTTTAAGTAATTTGTTACCTTTTTGATAAATATACTTTTTAGTTCCCCCATGTTTTTTTAGCATTATAATAGTTTGTTATCCTGACATCGACCCTTGAATTGAAGACTAGCGGAGTGCTTGAAATTGTATTGGCATAAGTTTCGGCAAAAAGCATGATTATTTAACAAAAAAGGTGTTAATATTTTTCCTGTCTAAAAGAAAGCTTCATGATTTATTAGTACAACCCTCCTTTAGAATTTCATTTATTCCATTTTCAGTATCATAACTAGGGCTGTTAATCGGGTTAACCCGATCGGCTTTCGGGTTAAACgggtcgggttagtcgggtttttttagaaaaaatattcACCCGAAACCCAACCCTTATAAGGTACGGgttaatcgggtttcgggtttgtagggtcgggttagtcgggttGAGGTTGAAATGTAAGATGAATTTATGTTGTGCTATTTTAATACATAATCCACATGTATAGGGACTTAAATTGTAAAGTTGGTATACGATATGAATTTTTGGAGTTTCTTTTACCATAGTAGTAATGTAAACAGTAAATAAAATTCGTAAAACTGTTACAACACAACCATACTGCATTAAGAAGAGAGGAAAGTTATGTCATTTTATACATCTCTATACATAGTAATTTTACTATCTGGTTTGTTTaaataagaaatatgtattagttgtAAAATCTCATAGGATCTTGAATTAATGTCATT is a window of Lactuca sativa cultivar Salinas chromosome 1, Lsat_Salinas_v11, whole genome shotgun sequence DNA encoding:
- the LOC111887347 gene encoding uncharacterized protein LOC111887347 isoform X1, which encodes MSMLELITKASAAHEQLPSDSQYPIVLNPDPILLNLKPQTQQSNDASFVKRVEGWKISQTDTEIIELGQNFYKKLKIKLKNLKSFTKVEFLSMLTSYLKKNSEKLGISVVVEQKDESYTKALVVSVAIEQKGEGYTKALIQKIGFLMGEAVVGLVLEACFAFEIWEILETLIVGGLIEGSCSRKLVHNLIEKKRSDLVCLCVKHVSDLQFSDILSVLKFFLSPPKDAYVTMAFIRKEWETEALSAIEMAKDKTLAEKTFNLAKDAAILLMMAHDEFTTSELCLHYLLSSPNLDDVIFSACIGNLNGSEIMGFVRYLKKWLTKYQKFPQASSSSIPKASSVHWLKVFDSVPSLENVTKCFGFVLDEHFSSLVLHPEFCEEVKSIELVVNSLASEARICCKLANLSKLMLKVSEASIITTNRRV
- the LOC111887347 gene encoding uncharacterized protein LOC111887347 isoform X2, which produces MSMLELITKASAAHEQLPSDSQYPIVLNPDPILLNLKPQTQQSNDASFVKRVEGWKISQTDTEIIELGQNFYKKLKIKLKNLKSFTKVEFLSMLTSYLKKNSEKLGISVVVEQKDESYTKALVVSVAIEQKGEGYTKALIQKIGFLMGEAVVGLVLEACFAFEIWEILETLIVGGLIEGSCSRKLVHNLIEKKRSDLVCLCVKHVSDLQFSDILSVLKFFLSPPKDAYVTMAFIRKEWETEALSAIEMAKDKTLAEKTFNLAKDAAILLMMAHDEFTTSELCLHYLLSSPNLDDVIFSACIGNLNGSEIMGFVRYLKKWLTKYQKFPQASSSSIPKASSVHWLKVFDSVPSLENVTKCFGFVLDEHFSSLVLHPEFCEEVKSIELVVNSLASEARICCKLANLSKLMLKI